The following are from one region of the Silene latifolia isolate original U9 population chromosome 9, ASM4854445v1, whole genome shotgun sequence genome:
- the LOC141602107 gene encoding uncharacterized protein LOC141602107, protein MPKYFTMNSKDYFKNSVEELLEQQLEERRKDPKLIQTLRRMSSVKHPHNIFPGTHIRATPLVEVLGVIIDKQVFALTDKSSFKISGTIQATNVAGCGTILDLYNRGDEDPESICLGGLLSLTWPQLDDDLIFPSHDTKLEVHLKDISQGENIDIANGTIDISLKALDDSEAVRVGFVEGKYGRAAIIYATLYSAVVAKVDVKVLFKKNKHDTTCGQIGCDLYGSIIAQYYKCGSLNNTFDKNVLRKCLSRKLFDKSRHQSEHVVHGGQIGLCNSVVAVPAYSSLVIEFDLVNADTGVNIVQDKLEIEAHNRWSIKKDVEGLDCVVQVIVSWCLSNTLKRNMAGGKQKSSPGEQTRIQQVGPTLFTLMFYFISTFSILTLSSLFCYLQLRPPLLTFQE, encoded by the coding sequence ATGCCTAAATATTTCACAATGAACTCCAAAGATTACTTCAAAAATAGTGTGGAAGAACTGTTGGAGCAACAACTAGAGGAAAGGAGAAAAGATCCAAAACTGATCCAAACACTGCGACGAATGTCTTCTGTGAAACATCCACATAATATATTTCCAGGCACCCATATCCGAGCTACACCCCTAGTAGAGGTGCTTGGTGTCATCATTGATAAACAAGTGTTTGCTTTGACTGATAAATCATCATTCAAAATATCAGGTACTATCCAAGCAACTAATGTTGCTGGATGTGGCACCATTCTTGATTTGTATAATCGAGGTGATGAAGATCCTGAGAGTATATGCTTGGGCGGTTTATTGTCTTTGACGTGGCCTCAGTTAGATGATGATCTTATATTTCCATCACATGATACCAAATTAGAAGTTCATCTTAAGGACATCTCTCAGGGTGAAAATATTGACATTGCTAATGGAACCATTGATATAAGTTTGAAAGCCCTAGATGATAGTGAAGCTGTCAGAGTTGGCTTTGTCGAGGGTAAATATGGCCGCGCTGCCATAATATATGCCACATTGTATTCAGCTGTTGTAGCTAAAGTGGATGTCAAGgtactttttaaaaaaaataaacatgataCTACTTGTGGGCAGATTGGTTGTGATCTGTATGGAAGTATCATTGCACAATATTACAAGTGTGGATCCTTAAACAATACTTTTGATAAAAATGTCCTGAGGAAGTGTCTTTCCCGAAAACTCTTTGATAAGTCCCGTCATCAATCTGAACATGTGGTGCATGGGGGTCAAATTGGCCTATGTAACTCCGTTGTTGCTGTTCCTGCTTATTCAAGCCTTGTGATTGAATTTGACTTGGTGAATGCTGATACTGGCGTGAACATAGTCCAGGATAAACTGGAGATAGAAGCCCACAATAGGTGGTCCATCAAGAAGGATGTTGAGGGACTTGATTGTGTTGTCCAGGTGATAGTGAGCTGGTGTCTTTCAAATACGCTAAAGAGAAACATGGCGGGAGGGAAACAAAAGAGTTCACCTGGGGAGCAGACAAGAATCCAGCAAGTAGGACCAACTCTCTTCACGTTAATGTTTTattttatatctaccttttcaaTCTTGACTTTGTCTTCTCTATTTTGTTATCTGCAGCTTCGCCCTCCATTGCTGACGTTCCAGGAGTAA